A window of the Mucilaginibacter sp. cycad4 genome harbors these coding sequences:
- a CDS encoding YbaB/EbfC family nucleoid-associated protein, with protein sequence MFDKLMEAQQKAGEMKKRLDAISVSGTAEGGKIIVNANANKVIQSVQIDPDFLAGADKEELEELLVVAVNKALEQAENISQSEMAAMTQSMFGGLGGLGNMFGK encoded by the coding sequence ATGTTTGATAAATTAATGGAAGCCCAGCAAAAGGCTGGCGAAATGAAAAAACGCCTTGATGCCATCAGTGTGTCAGGCACAGCCGAAGGCGGCAAAATAATTGTGAATGCCAATGCGAATAAAGTAATCCAGTCGGTACAGATCGATCCTGATTTTTTAGCAGGTGCCGATAAAGAAGAATTGGAAGAACTCTTGGTTGTTGCGGTGAATAAAGCGCTTGAACAAGCCGAAAACATCAGCCAAAGCGAAATGGCTGCCATGACCCAAAGCATGTTTGGTGGTTTGGGTGGCCTGGGTAATATGTTTGGTAAGTAA
- a CDS encoding glycogen/starch synthase, with protein sequence MKIYHLSAECYPVAKVGGLADVVGALPKYQNLAGLQAAVVMPFYDRKFTQENDFEIVFAAATLLGNRRLFFEILKEKTNKLGFELYLVKIPGLLDRENIYSYPDERDQFMAFQLSFLDWISYSQQTPDLIHCHDHHAGLVPFLLYHSKLYTRLANTPTIFTIHNGQYHGAFGWDRLSLLPEIDLTKTGLLDWAGGINPLAAAVKCAWRYTTVSPTYLEELTYNSNGLEYLFYIERAKGYGIMNGIDTEVWNPQTDPMIPAKFSAKTLAKGKRANKETICKRFELDPEKPLFTFIGRLVVEKGADLLPAAIERSLLENEGEVNFVTLGTGDKENELALLQLKNKYPEHCNVFIGYDESLAHLIYAGADFLLMPSRVEPCGLNQLYALRYGTMPIVRTTGGLKDSVIDFGDEGGYGIRFIQASVQDICHSVFRAKQLYQDNAKMQQLRKQMMALDFSWARSTQQYTELYESLKLTL encoded by the coding sequence ATGAAAATATACCATTTGAGTGCCGAGTGCTATCCCGTTGCCAAAGTTGGCGGGCTTGCCGATGTTGTTGGCGCATTGCCTAAGTACCAGAATCTTGCAGGTTTGCAGGCTGCGGTTGTTATGCCTTTTTACGACCGTAAGTTTACCCAGGAAAACGACTTTGAAATAGTGTTTGCCGCTGCAACCTTACTCGGTAATCGCCGCCTCTTCTTCGAGATCCTGAAAGAAAAAACAAACAAGCTCGGTTTTGAACTTTACTTAGTGAAGATCCCCGGGCTGCTCGACAGGGAAAACATCTACAGCTATCCGGATGAGCGCGACCAGTTCATGGCCTTTCAATTGTCATTTTTAGATTGGATCAGTTATTCGCAACAAACACCCGATCTGATCCACTGCCATGACCACCATGCCGGTTTAGTCCCATTCCTGCTTTATCATTCCAAACTGTATACAAGGCTGGCCAATACGCCAACGATATTTACCATACACAACGGCCAGTACCATGGCGCTTTCGGCTGGGACAGGCTATCCTTACTACCAGAGATCGATCTGACCAAAACAGGCCTGCTTGACTGGGCAGGAGGTATTAACCCATTGGCAGCAGCTGTTAAGTGCGCCTGGCGTTATACAACGGTATCTCCAACTTACCTGGAAGAACTTACCTATAACTCGAACGGTTTGGAATACCTGTTTTACATTGAACGGGCAAAAGGTTATGGCATTATGAACGGCATCGACACCGAGGTTTGGAACCCGCAAACCGACCCGATGATCCCTGCCAAATTCTCCGCTAAAACATTGGCTAAAGGAAAAAGAGCTAATAAAGAAACCATTTGCAAACGCTTTGAGCTTGATCCCGAAAAACCGTTATTCACCTTTATCGGTCGCCTCGTTGTTGAAAAAGGTGCCGACCTGCTACCTGCTGCCATTGAGCGCAGCCTGCTCGAAAACGAAGGCGAAGTAAACTTTGTAACATTAGGCACCGGCGATAAGGAAAACGAACTGGCCCTGCTTCAACTCAAAAATAAATACCCCGAACATTGCAATGTGTTTATAGGTTATGATGAGTCATTGGCGCACCTGATTTACGCCGGAGCCGATTTTCTGCTAATGCCATCGCGGGTAGAACCTTGTGGCCTCAACCAGCTGTACGCGCTGCGGTACGGCACCATGCCAATTGTACGTACTACCGGGGGGTTGAAAGACTCTGTTATTGATTTTGGTGATGAAGGGGGCTATGGTATCCGTTTTATACAAGCCAGCGTACAGGATATTTGCCACTCGGTTTTCAGGGCCAAGCAACTTTACCAGGATAACGCCAAAATGCAGCAACTCCGCAAGCAAATGATGGCCCTTGATTTTTCATGGGCACGCTCAACACAACAATACACTGAACTATACGAAAGCTTAAAACTAACTTTATGA
- a CDS encoding metal-dependent hydrolase, producing MKTTYYGQSALEIVTGGKKLLFDPFISPNPLAKDIDIHSLKPDYILVSHGHGDHVADLLEIAKSSGAKVICIAEIAGWLGTKGIENVHGMNIGGGFNFDFGRVKMVNAVHSSTLPDGSPGGNPAGFLIYAEGKVIYFAGDTALTYDMKLLADENLDWAFLPIGDNYTMGADDAIKASAFINCKNIIGVHYDSFPVIKIDKDEVAEKFIKAGLNLKLPAIGETIEL from the coding sequence ATGAAAACTACTTATTATGGACAGTCGGCCCTTGAGATTGTAACTGGTGGGAAGAAATTGCTTTTCGACCCTTTTATAAGCCCGAACCCGCTGGCAAAGGATATTGATATTCACAGCCTAAAGCCCGATTATATCCTGGTATCGCACGGGCATGGCGACCATGTGGCCGATCTTTTGGAAATTGCCAAAAGCAGCGGTGCAAAAGTGATTTGTATTGCCGAAATTGCCGGATGGCTCGGTACTAAAGGCATTGAAAATGTACATGGCATGAATATAGGCGGCGGTTTTAACTTTGATTTTGGACGGGTTAAAATGGTAAACGCGGTACATTCGAGCACTTTGCCCGACGGCTCACCAGGCGGCAATCCTGCCGGTTTTTTAATTTATGCAGAGGGAAAGGTTATTTATTTTGCAGGCGATACGGCGCTTACCTATGATATGAAACTGCTTGCAGATGAAAACCTCGACTGGGCATTCCTGCCTATCGGCGATAATTACACCATGGGTGCAGATGACGCCATTAAAGCATCAGCGTTCATCAATTGTAAAAACATCATCGGGGTTCATTATGACTCATTCCCGGTTATCAAAATTGACAAGGATGAGGTGGCTGAGAAATTTATAAAGGCAGGTTTGAATTTGAAGTTACCGGCTATTGGTGAAACTATTGAGTTGTAA
- a CDS encoding glucose-1-phosphate adenylyltransferase, with protein sequence MTSKVISIVLGGGQGSRLSPLTATRSKPAVPIAGKYRLVDIPISNCLHSGITRIYVLTQFNSASLNKHIKNTYHFSSFSDAFVDILAAEQTPSSVAWFQGTADAVRQSLHHLAVHEFEYVLILSGDQLYQMDFEDMINHHIETNAEISIATIPVDAADVPGFGILKTDENNMITSFIEKPKSNFESWASEVSPEMEAEGRVYLASMGIYIFNRKLLYELLEGNERTDFGKEIIPQSIEGHRVASYQYEGYWTDIGTIPSFFEANLGLTDNIPKFNLFDKNPIYTRARMLPPSKISGTLMEKSIVADGCIINAKQITHSIIGIRTRIGVNTIIENCYVMGSDNYQTLEEIAESKESGSPIMGIGDNCQIQNAIIDKNTYIGDNVTINCGEKLEDGDYGTHTVQDGIVVVKKRAIIPSGTVI encoded by the coding sequence ATGACATCCAAAGTAATCTCCATTGTGCTCGGTGGCGGCCAGGGCAGCCGCTTATCACCGCTTACCGCAACGCGGTCAAAGCCGGCAGTACCAATTGCGGGTAAATACCGTTTGGTTGATATCCCTATTTCAAACTGCCTGCACTCGGGTATTACACGTATTTATGTGTTAACGCAGTTTAACTCGGCATCCTTAAACAAGCACATCAAAAACACCTATCATTTCAGTAGCTTTAGTGATGCTTTTGTTGATATCCTTGCGGCAGAGCAAACGCCGTCGAGCGTGGCCTGGTTCCAGGGTACAGCCGATGCTGTTAGGCAAAGTTTACACCACCTGGCAGTGCATGAGTTTGAGTATGTGCTCATCCTCTCGGGCGATCAACTGTACCAGATGGATTTTGAAGATATGATTAACCATCATATTGAAACCAATGCCGAAATTTCGATAGCTACCATCCCTGTTGATGCAGCTGACGTTCCGGGCTTCGGAATTCTTAAAACGGACGAAAACAACATGATCACCTCGTTTATCGAAAAGCCCAAAAGCAATTTCGAAAGCTGGGCATCAGAGGTTAGTCCGGAGATGGAAGCTGAAGGCCGTGTATACCTGGCGTCGATGGGTATCTACATTTTTAACCGCAAGCTATTATATGAGTTACTTGAAGGCAATGAACGTACCGACTTTGGTAAAGAGATCATCCCGCAATCAATTGAAGGTCACCGTGTAGCCAGCTATCAATACGAAGGCTACTGGACAGATATTGGTACTATCCCTTCATTTTTTGAGGCTAACCTTGGTTTAACTGATAACATCCCCAAGTTTAACCTGTTTGATAAAAACCCGATCTATACCCGTGCACGCATGCTACCTCCATCAAAAATATCGGGCACGCTGATGGAAAAATCTATTGTTGCCGATGGTTGTATTATCAATGCCAAACAGATCACACATTCGATAATAGGGATCCGTACCCGCATTGGTGTTAATACCATTATTGAAAACTGTTATGTAATGGGCAGCGACAATTATCAAACCCTTGAAGAGATCGCCGAATCCAAAGAAAGCGGTTCGCCCATTATGGGCATTGGCGATAATTGCCAGATCCAAAACGCCATCATTGATAAAAATACTTACATCGGCGATAACGTAACCATTAACTGTGGCGAGAAGCTTGAAGACGGCGATTACGGCACCCATACCGTGCAAGACGGTATTGTTGTAGTTAAGAAACGTGCTATAATACCAAGCGGCACAGTTATTTAA